From the Cryptomeria japonica chromosome 2, Sugi_1.0, whole genome shotgun sequence genome, one window contains:
- the LOC131859821 gene encoding pathogenesis-related protein 2-like — translation MVVGSISHEIESPLEAKRLWNAFVKDGHNLLPKQVPELFKSVTFLQGEVVVGSIKQINFTPANKDFSYVKEKVDEVNEEKVEEVDFSYVVHFDSLPGVPQDEEKVKEIKEMSTALFEKIEAYLIANPNLYC, via the exons ATGGTGGTGGGAAGTATCAGTCATGAAATCGAGTCTCCATTGGAGGCGAAGAGACTGTGGAATGCCTTTGTGAAGGATGGCCATAATCTCCTTCCAAAGCAAGTACCAGAGCTTTTTAAAAGCGTCACCTTCCTCCAAGGCGAAGTGGTTGTAGGAAGCATCAAGCAAATCAATTTCACTCCTG CGAACAAGGATTTCAGCTACGTTAAGGAGAAAGTGGATGAAGTGAACGAGGAGAAAGTGGAGGAAGTGGATTTCAGCTATGTAGTCCATTTTGATAGCCTTCCGGGCGTTCCTCAGGATGAAGAGAAAGTGAAGGAGATTAAGGAAATGAGCACTGCTCTGTTCGAGAAGATTGAGGCATATCTCATCGCTAATCCCAATTTGTACTGTTAA
- the LOC131859824 gene encoding uncharacterized protein LOC131859824 has product MAQAEGASLTRAPLFDGTDYVFWKVMMEAFINSLDVHMWEVVVTKYTMPKTIPIDPDDKTTYELDKRAKFSILCGLTKDVFVKVMYCNSASDIWVKLETIYQGDEKVKESKLITLKTQFDNLKMNEDENIAAYFLRIDEVVNARKGLGEDIKEHDVVSKVLRTILPKFEMKIFALEEKKHFSNMTLHKLQGILTTYEMRISNNVASTSKETAFKAEKKDDSDSDILDALEELLYGHFAAKSPYADQNEDDEKLENFSKKKPWNENKRFKNFKKKSLLSKEDTDEESDDLVEEGETLFMAEIVNDHKAETIQSESSFDLDEEINFEEELLCSLQEIKRLKKLVSTQEENCQILQVELNTANQTIESQKVLLDENEQKIIQLYKQIEQFEKNEISKQYLNWSANFGFFKGYCFCCNSFGPKANNCKLAIKGPMFGHRQSYGFKRITRCFKCFHYGNFENQCKLKLKPQRVWKPKNMNIEKYLIVETALFSYKPATWVLDSGCSHNMTGSKNKFQTLEDFDGGFVRFGDNSRAYITG; this is encoded by the exons ATGGCTCAAGCAGAAGGTGCTTCTCTTACTAGAGCCCCTCTGTTTGATGGAACTGATTATGTTTTTTGGAAAGTCATGATGGAAGCTTTTATAAATTCTTTAGATGTTCATATGTGGGAAGTTGTTGTTACAAAATATACTATGCCCAAAACCATACCTATTGACCCTGATGATAAAACCACGTATGAACTTGATAAAAGAGCCAAGTTTTCTATTTTATGTGGTCTCACAAAAGATGTGTTTGTCAAAGTCATGTATTGTAATTCTGCCAGTGATATATGGGTCAAGTTAGAAACTATTTATCAAGGTGATGAAAAAGTAAAAGAGTCAAAGTTGATTACTTTGAAAACTCAATTTGATAATTTGAAAATGAATGAAGATGAAAACATAGCTGCTTATTTTCTGAGAATCGATGAAGTGGTGAATGCTCGAAAAGGCTTAGGAGAAGACATTAAGGAACATGATGTAGTTTCAAAAGTTCTTAGAActattttaccaaaatttgaaatgaaaatctTTGCTTTAGAAGAAAAGAAACATTTCTCAAATATGACTTTGCATAAACTACAAGGAATCCTAACTACTTATGAAATGAGAATTAGCAATAATGTTGCTTCTACTTCAAAAGAAACAGCCTTCAAGGCTGAAAAGAAAGATGACAGTGACTCTGATATCTTGGATGCTCTTGAAGAATTGTTA tatggacactttgctgcaaagtCTCCCTATGCTGATCaaaatgaggatgatgaaaaacTAGAAAATTTCTCTAAAAAGAAACCTTGGAATGAAAATAAAAGATTCAAAAACTTTAAAAAGAAGAGTCTTTTATCAAAGGAagacactgatgaagaatcagatgatTTAGTTGAAGAAGGAGAAACTTTATTCATGGCTGAAATTGTAAATGATCATAAAGCTGAAACTATTCAATCAGAATCTTcatttgatttagatgaagaaaTAAATTTTGAAGAGGAGCTACTTTGCTCTTTACAAGAAataaagagattaaagaagttggttTCTACTCAAGAGGAAAATTGCCAAATTCTACAAGTAGAATTGAATACTGCAAATCAAACTATTGAGAGTCAGAAAGTTCTATTAGATGAAAATGAGCAGAAAATAATTCAGTTATACAAACAGATTGAACAATTTGAGAAAAATGAGATATCAAAACAATATTTGAATTGGTCAGCAAACTTTGGTTTCTTTAAAgggtattgtttttgttgtaattCTTTTGGACCTAAAGCTAACAACTGCAAGTTAGCCATAAAAGGTCCTATGTTTGGGCATAGACAATCATATGGTTTCAAAAGAATAACAAGATGCTTTAAATGTTTTCATTATGGGAATTTTGAGAATCAGtgcaaactgaaattgaaacctcaACGAGTATGGAAACCCAAAAATATGAATATTGAAAAATATTTGATTGTTGAAACAGCCTTATTCTCATATAAACCTGCAACGTGGGTTTTGGACAGCGGTTGTTCTCATAACATGACTGGTAGCAAAAACAAATTTCAAACTTTAGAAGACTTTGATGGTGGCTTTGTCAGGTTTGGTGATAATTCAAGAGCTTATATTACAGGATGA